Proteins encoded together in one Sylvia atricapilla isolate bSylAtr1 chromosome 2, bSylAtr1.pri, whole genome shotgun sequence window:
- the LOC136375178 gene encoding LOW QUALITY PROTEIN: inositol 1,4,5-trisphosphate receptor-interacting protein-like 1 (The sequence of the model RefSeq protein was modified relative to this genomic sequence to represent the inferred CDS: substituted 1 base at 1 genomic stop codon), giving the protein MEDCYSGNGLTLEFMESCLQLKGSHFGAGEARLPLPWLRFTLLCFVLRLPLPLVIFSHRCSCLVLFSLLPSVLIPMIPPXGHSFHLELDSAGERHVSNFCVRVQLECTCSREQQAEKMLCFLHHPEEELRSNQDPSLLDTLCTDSYLDVHKTACWFYQLVRAVWPALTQSHSWHLKLLPSRCSCQNKVTNGTESFRIEMLFGVQRDDSHIFVSSQLREAYTPSTTWPETYAVAETEFFEHIARQAPPDSLHLKCLQFFTHLQLGFGFSTYATKTIVMHLLNIEPVSSWRRRDLLLRLVDISESLRLCVQAKRLNHFIVGNWRLPGDISLPRDVQMDKRNNLFHHLAQQSAAHRQAISEYQVLRKWFKRILLGQH; this is encoded by the coding sequence CTaggctgcctttgccttggcttcgcttcactttgctttgctttgttctccggctgcccctgccgctggTTATTTTTTCCCACCGCTGCtcctgtttggttttattttccctccttccttctgtgCTCATCCCCATGATTCCTCCCTGAGGCCACAGCTTCCACCTGGAGCTGGACTCTGCAGGGGAGAGGCACGTGAGCAACTTCTGTGTCCGTGTGCAGCTGGAGTGCAcctgctccagggagcagcaggcgGAGAAGATGCTGTGCTTCCTGCACCACCCCGAGGAGGAGCTAAGAAGCAATCAGGATCCCAGCctcctggacaccctgtgcaCCGACTCCTACCTTGACGTGCACAAAACTGCCTGCTGGTTCTACCAACTGGTGAGAGCAGTCTGGCCAGCTTTGACTCAGTCACACAGCTGGCATTTAAAGCTGTTGCCCTCCAGATGCTCCTGCCAGAACAAGGTGACCAACGGCACAGAAAGCTTCAGGATCGAGATGCTGTTTGGGGTGCAGAGAGATGACTCACACATCTTTGTGAGCAGCCAGCTTAGAGAGGCCTACACCCCAAGCACAACCTGGCCTGAGACTTATGCTGTGGCAGAGACTGAGTTCTTCGAGCACATTGCCAGGCAGGCCCCCCCTGACAGTTTGCACCTCAAgtgcctgcagttcttcacccacctgcagctgggctttggCTTTTCCACCTACGCCACCAAGACCATCGTCATGCACCTGCTCAACATCGAGCCCGTGTCATCATGGCGCAGGAGAGATTTGCTGCTGCGACTGGTGGATATCAGCGAGAGCCTGCGCCTGTGTGTGCAAGCAAAGCGCCTCAACCACTTCATCGTAGGCAACTGGAGGCTTCCTGGGGACATCAGTTTGCCCCGAGATGTTCAAATGGATAAGAGAAACAACCTCTTCCATCACCTGGCACAGCAATCGGCTGCCCACAGGCAGGCGATCAGTGAGTACCAGGTGCTGAGAAAGTGGTTCAAAAGAATCCTTCTCGGGCAACACTGA